From one Pedobacter faecalis genomic stretch:
- a CDS encoding tetratricopeptide repeat protein, producing MIDSALHVARKVKEKYPASQLPDMYLGSIYYLNFADSRRLALDSAQAIFTRILLNKPHYGPAHNGLASVIRSRRIPFQENYDAIQSRLKNFLLINPETFHQVFPNISDYPGRTVQAMVWNQLYTATVYFPFLAKQGESFRIPPLHHDLAIAMKSPSFRFMTTFDNRQWMDIRGVGSGAAGIEYVEKGAFGERNVLLHEYVHLFHGTVLTDEENRKIRALYYKAMEEGRTLDYYSQNNESEYFAQTYPAYFEAVKVHPLDFKSMNTRSDLQRKDPEMFSFIHKLVSKERAYQAGDHKAMASNWAQVYLNLSQKAPSNDAAIRYVDTALQYDRQYLPAYIRMAALKKQQNNVEEAASWLDRARKIDPNYAPVYTAMANLLALTVAQQAERLHKAISLETDYQELASVHRQLRELYFRNGQTEEAIKAAEAYVSKAATISTYLRDRRDDALVFAASQRAKKGDATQLSVLSKIVAQKPQHFEYRNQYADALAANGQYETAIATLESAQRILTASGTPRQDFDQRIKAYRQKLEETRKR from the coding sequence TTGATCGACTCAGCCCTTCACGTCGCCCGCAAAGTAAAGGAGAAATACCCTGCCTCACAGCTCCCAGATATGTACCTCGGCTCGATATATTACCTCAACTTTGCAGACAGCCGCAGGCTTGCGTTAGACTCCGCACAGGCTATTTTTACTCGCATACTGCTGAATAAACCGCACTATGGCCCCGCTCACAATGGCCTTGCCAGCGTCATCAGGTCACGTCGGATACCCTTCCAGGAAAATTACGATGCCATTCAAAGCCGGCTAAAAAACTTTCTGCTCATTAATCCGGAAACATTTCATCAGGTCTTTCCCAACATATCTGACTATCCAGGCCGCACCGTACAGGCAATGGTCTGGAACCAATTGTACACGGCGACCGTCTATTTTCCCTTTCTAGCCAAACAAGGCGAGTCTTTCCGCATCCCGCCCTTGCATCACGACCTGGCTATCGCCATGAAGTCACCCTCGTTCCGGTTTATGACAACATTCGATAACCGGCAGTGGATGGACATCCGCGGCGTGGGCAGCGGCGCCGCCGGGATAGAATATGTCGAAAAGGGCGCCTTCGGCGAACGGAACGTCCTGCTCCATGAGTATGTTCATCTGTTTCATGGTACCGTGCTTACCGACGAGGAAAACCGGAAAATACGCGCACTTTATTATAAAGCCATGGAGGAGGGGCGTACGCTCGATTACTATTCCCAGAATAATGAAAGCGAATACTTCGCGCAAACATACCCTGCATATTTTGAAGCCGTTAAAGTCCATCCCCTCGATTTTAAATCGATGAACACACGTTCCGACCTCCAGCGTAAAGACCCGGAAATGTTCAGTTTTATACATAAACTTGTCAGCAAAGAAAGGGCATACCAGGCTGGCGATCATAAGGCCATGGCCTCCAACTGGGCGCAGGTATATCTGAACCTCAGTCAGAAAGCGCCGTCCAACGACGCCGCAATTCGATATGTGGATACCGCTTTGCAATATGATCGCCAGTATCTTCCGGCATATATTCGAATGGCCGCGCTCAAGAAGCAACAGAATAACGTCGAAGAAGCAGCGTCCTGGCTGGATCGTGCGCGTAAAATTGACCCAAACTATGCGCCTGTTTACACCGCAATGGCCAATCTGCTCGCGCTTACCGTTGCGCAGCAGGCCGAACGGTTACATAAAGCCATATCCTTGGAAACCGACTACCAGGAACTCGCCTCCGTTCACAGGCAACTCCGGGAGCTGTATTTCAGAAACGGTCAGACCGAAGAGGCCATCAAGGCAGCCGAAGCCTATGTCAGCAAGGCGGCGACAATCTCCACATACCTCCGCGACAGGAGGGACGATGCATTAGTTTTTGCAGCGTCCCAGCGGGCCAAAAAGGGCGATGCCACCCAATTGAGCGTACTTAGCAAGATTGTTGCGCAAAAGCCCCAGCATTTCGAATACCGCAACCAGTATGCAGACGCCCTCGCGGCAAACGGCCAGTATGAGACAGCAATCGCCACACTAGAGTCTGCTCAGCGGATTTTAACTGCATCGGGCACGCCAAGACAGGATTTCGATCAACGGATCAAGGCCTATCGACAAAAACTGGAAGAAACCAGAAAGCGATAG
- a CDS encoding tetratricopeptide repeat protein, whose protein sequence is MRLHLTILLIPFIFATSTSGQYNDPDNTSKEQFRMIRLKLKNKADSVRSMLKELPENSEKRLLILAEQEIDNNAYHNAALIVNRLLEENPANDQALLLKGKLEIAGWRLENALGCAKEILDRHPAHPAALLLKGKVLILQKNYTSALTIAKDLQQKFPENAAAYLLEADACFWNQQPDKAEGPLKRSLQLDPLNADARFSYGYAIWRRGDAMQLNAMAAQWDLALAIDSLHYQTHWHF, encoded by the coding sequence ATGAGACTACATTTGACGATACTGCTGATCCCGTTCATTTTCGCAACCAGCACCAGCGGGCAGTACAATGATCCCGACAACACCAGCAAGGAGCAGTTCCGGATGATCAGGCTAAAACTCAAAAACAAAGCCGATTCCGTTCGAAGTATGCTCAAGGAGCTACCAGAGAACTCCGAGAAGCGCCTTCTTATTCTCGCGGAACAGGAAATTGACAACAATGCTTACCACAATGCAGCGCTTATTGTCAACAGGCTGCTAGAGGAAAACCCGGCAAACGATCAGGCACTATTGCTGAAAGGAAAATTAGAGATAGCAGGCTGGCGACTCGAGAATGCACTGGGTTGCGCAAAAGAGATCCTGGACAGGCATCCTGCACACCCGGCCGCGCTCCTGCTGAAGGGCAAGGTGCTTATCTTACAAAAAAACTATACCTCAGCCTTAACAATAGCAAAAGATCTCCAGCAGAAATTCCCTGAAAATGCAGCTGCCTATCTTTTAGAGGCCGATGCCTGTTTCTGGAACCAACAGCCAGACAAAGCTGAGGGCCCGCTTAAGCGTTCATTGCAACTGGATCCATTAAACGCCGATGCACGCTTTAGCTATGGTTATGCCATTTGGCGAAGGGGAGACGCCATGCAGCTCAACGCAATGGCTGCCCAGTGGGACCTGGCACTCGCAATAGATTCCCTGCATTACCAAACTCACTGGCATTTCTGA
- a CDS encoding glycoside hydrolase family 88/105 protein, with protein MNRYTNMKTDKLIILISAIVISSIVHGQAIAQKKAFKNWPKGSDPKEVGYLLTTHYLETPHTNFGFPTPPGSITYSEVCTWYGALKYSAVTNNRGLTDKLDDRFRPLLYEKKGLQPRPDHVDPNVFGSIPLELYMQKKNEIYLDMGKWFADQQWTLPKNAKPEHKALMDKGLTWQTRMWIDDMYMINNMQCQAYRATGDRKYIDRAAAEMVVYLDAIQRPNGLFYHAPDVPFFWGRGNGWMAAGMTELLTSLPADNKDRPRILKAFQTMMASLKQYQTADGMWLQLVDDKESWPETSGTGMFTFAMISGVKNGWLNADEYALVARKGWIALTKYIEPNGDVREVCQGTNKENSRQYYLDRKRITGDMHGQAPVLWCAFALLK; from the coding sequence ATGAACCGCTATACGAACATGAAAACCGACAAACTGATCATCCTCATTTCTGCCATTGTTATATCTTCAATCGTACATGGACAAGCTATAGCTCAAAAAAAGGCGTTCAAAAACTGGCCGAAAGGTTCAGACCCGAAAGAAGTGGGATACCTGCTTACCACCCACTACCTGGAAACACCGCATACCAATTTCGGCTTTCCAACACCTCCGGGCTCTATTACTTATTCAGAGGTATGTACCTGGTACGGAGCGCTTAAATACAGCGCTGTTACTAACAACCGGGGGCTGACCGACAAGCTCGATGATCGTTTCCGTCCGCTATTGTACGAAAAGAAGGGCCTGCAGCCGCGTCCGGATCATGTCGACCCGAACGTTTTCGGTTCCATACCGCTCGAGCTTTACATGCAGAAGAAAAACGAAATTTACCTCGATATGGGGAAATGGTTTGCCGACCAGCAATGGACTTTGCCGAAGAATGCCAAACCAGAGCACAAAGCGCTGATGGATAAGGGGCTAACCTGGCAAACGCGGATGTGGATCGACGATATGTACATGATCAACAACATGCAGTGCCAGGCATACCGGGCTACGGGCGACCGTAAATACATCGATCGCGCAGCGGCAGAAATGGTGGTTTACCTCGACGCTATACAGCGACCGAACGGCCTGTTTTATCATGCCCCCGATGTACCATTCTTTTGGGGAAGGGGCAACGGCTGGATGGCTGCCGGCATGACCGAACTGCTTACTTCGCTGCCGGCGGACAACAAGGACCGTCCAAGAATCCTGAAGGCATTTCAAACCATGATGGCCAGTCTTAAACAATACCAGACTGCCGATGGCATGTGGCTTCAATTGGTCGACGATAAAGAATCCTGGCCAGAAACCTCGGGCACGGGCATGTTTACCTTCGCCATGATCTCCGGGGTAAAAAACGGTTGGCTTAACGCCGATGAATATGCGCTCGTGGCCCGCAAAGGCTGGATCGCACTAACCAAATACATCGAGCCCAATGGCGACGTCCGCGAGGTTTGTCAGGGTACAAACAAAGAGAACAGCCGACAATATTATCTGGACAGAAAGCGTATTACAGGCGATATGCACGGTCAGGCCCCGGTACTGTGGTGCGCCTTTGCTTTATTGAAATAG